The following are from one region of the Salicibibacter kimchii genome:
- a CDS encoding DUF370 domain-containing protein: MTLKPLNIGFGNIVPSGRIVSIVQADSAPTKRMIQEARERHMLVDATNGRKTRSIILVDSEHLILSAIHPETVAQRLDT, encoded by the coding sequence ATGACGCTGAAGCCTTTAAATATCGGTTTTGGAAACATTGTGCCTTCGGGTCGTATCGTTTCGATTGTGCAAGCAGATTCCGCGCCGACCAAAAGGATGATCCAGGAGGCGCGGGAACGCCATATGCTCGTCGATGCAACCAATGGTCGCAAAACGAGAAGCATTATATTGGTGGACAGCGAGCATTTAATTTTGTCGGCGATCCACCCGGAAACCGTCGCGCAACGATTGGATACTTAA
- a CDS encoding MerR family transcriptional regulator, translating into MSTLVKTKNVAEVLRVAPKTVQTWVRKYQIPVKTNDRGHYLYDDDAIDRLQAVKSTQMPEGNDPFIEREAKPTYAEAEKRMDDILRRLDHLETMIEQKADEVVSFQLLKHRQALDDLQGSLAAMEEGLKDLESDRTEPKERLEGPKKERKKLANMFVFSS; encoded by the coding sequence TTGAGCACATTGGTGAAGACGAAAAACGTTGCTGAAGTATTGCGCGTTGCCCCAAAGACAGTGCAAACGTGGGTGCGAAAATATCAAATTCCGGTAAAAACGAATGATCGCGGCCATTACTTATATGACGATGATGCCATTGACCGTTTGCAGGCCGTAAAGTCCACGCAGATGCCGGAGGGGAACGACCCATTTATTGAACGGGAGGCAAAACCGACCTATGCAGAAGCAGAGAAACGCATGGACGATATTTTGCGCAGGTTGGATCACCTTGAAACAATGATCGAGCAAAAAGCCGATGAAGTCGTCAGTTTCCAACTCCTTAAGCATCGACAAGCATTGGATGATCTCCAAGGTTCGCTTGCCGCGATGGAAGAAGGACTGAAAGACTTGGAATCCGACAGAACGGAGCCCAAAGAAAGGCTTGAAGGTCCAAAGAAAGAACGGAAAAAATTGGCAAATATGTTTGTATTCTCAAGTTAG
- a CDS encoding pyridoxal phosphate-dependent aminotransferase translates to MKLSKRVQQITPSSTLAITAKAKALKAAGHDVIGLGAGEPDFNTPESIIEAATLSMKEGETKYTPSGGLPTLKEAIIDKFKRDQHLTYIQEEIMVSSGAKHALYTIFQALLDEGDEVIVPAPFWVSYPEQIKLAGGTPNVLQTKEENDFKITKEALTNAITPKTRALIVNSPSNPTGGMYTKDELLAIGEVAAEHDILIVSDEIYEKLIYGDAKHYSIAALSEDLKARTIIVNGVSKSYSMTGWRIGYAAGDKEIIKAMSNLASHSTSNPTTPAQYGAIAAYNSDQTAVEEMRQAFEERLDRAYEKIIQLPGVSCMKPQGAFYLFPNVKEASKAGGFASVDDWAAALLEQEQVAIVPGSGFGAPDNVRLSYATSLSLIMAALERIERFIERTTS, encoded by the coding sequence ATGAAACTGTCGAAACGAGTGCAACAGATCACCCCATCATCAACGTTGGCCATTACTGCAAAAGCGAAAGCATTAAAAGCAGCGGGGCATGATGTCATCGGTTTGGGCGCCGGAGAACCGGATTTTAACACCCCTGAATCCATCATTGAAGCAGCCACCCTTTCCATGAAAGAAGGAGAGACAAAATATACGCCGTCCGGAGGATTGCCTACGCTTAAAGAAGCGATTATCGATAAATTTAAAAGAGACCAGCACCTCACCTACATACAAGAGGAAATCATGGTATCTTCAGGTGCCAAGCATGCGTTGTATACCATTTTTCAGGCTCTGTTGGACGAGGGGGACGAAGTGATCGTACCCGCTCCCTTTTGGGTGAGCTATCCCGAACAAATTAAACTCGCCGGCGGAACACCCAACGTTTTGCAAACAAAAGAAGAGAACGACTTCAAAATAACAAAAGAAGCATTAACGAATGCGATCACACCGAAAACGAGGGCATTAATCGTTAACTCTCCAAGTAATCCAACCGGAGGCATGTATACGAAAGATGAACTGCTTGCCATCGGAGAAGTGGCGGCGGAGCATGATATCCTGATCGTCTCCGATGAAATTTACGAAAAACTGATCTACGGGGATGCAAAGCATTATTCCATCGCCGCTCTTTCGGAAGATTTAAAAGCGCGTACCATTATCGTAAACGGTGTTTCGAAGTCGTACTCCATGACGGGATGGAGAATTGGCTATGCTGCAGGTGATAAGGAGATCATCAAGGCAATGAGCAACTTGGCAAGCCATTCTACATCAAATCCGACGACGCCGGCACAGTACGGTGCGATCGCTGCTTATAATTCGGACCAGACAGCCGTTGAAGAGATGCGTCAAGCGTTCGAAGAACGGTTAGACCGGGCATACGAGAAGATCATTCAGCTCCCGGGCGTCAGTTGTATGAAACCGCAAGGCGCATTTTATTTATTCCCGAATGTAAAAGAAGCGTCAAAAGCCGGTGGCTTCGCATCGGTGGACGATTGGGCAGCTGCTTTGTTAGAGCAAGAACAAGTGGCGATTGTCCCCGGATCAGGGTTTGGCGCTCCTGACAATGTGCGTTTGTCCTATGCTACCTCTCTTTCGTTAATCATGGCTGCTTTAGAGCGGATCGAGCGCTTTATTGAGCGTACGACGTCTTGA
- a CDS encoding dynamin family protein encodes MTTETLTPLEERKRTLPFGEPEQARLEKLDEKLSSDTPFSVAVCGHFSAGKSTLLNHLLGADLLPSSPIPTTANIMTIASGDPGLTAITNDGETHVFTGHIPWEKLQTFALDGTGVRKVELSLPLRFLPKDVTLADTPGVDSTDGTHEHDTGSELLTTDAIIYMTDYNHVRSETNLRFLRQMQRENKPIILVVNQIDKHDENELSFSIFSHGLRDMLQRFDIHPIAIYFTSGHQLDHPYNELSKWIGDMRSLLYHAGSLKDESKTRMVRSAVSALLERLYQDRSRGEQAIEHSLQAHGFSVGDHQTLVQIRERVKRLDDETREATADLRHRLDEFFKQTYLFPHDLMEATKTWIESLDPSFKVGMFGSKKKKTAEQEKREEALLLALKRRWDTEVHLYLSEYFKKLTLSPSIARHAQAVVQAIPFRAEDSEWLRSFVADGVKNDQYVYTLASRLNHALLKEVKNMIEPLYREIVTDFEQQTEEERFRLLEKAEEFQEIETLEAENDKHLKTLDDSITRVKVSLTEVEGDERLEEDMKALLQQTLHLDGLHTDIEVSERSEPEPEERKAFSIETFSQEGQSQPQIDVRALKETVEKYIDQPYAEDERKDLLTTIEKAEKSDYTFVMAGAFSAGKSTFLNALVQEEIMPVSPHPTTASLTVVRYPDEKHQHGDVAVQIKSEAVLDAEIQAVAYECGYTFNLTRLKTAEGLSIVKTTTLEEKQRLEYLRALQLAVKKEQYAYGKTYEMSLREWQKIAATEDHACLIEESTVYFQSDMTTKGWSLVDTPGVQSVNERHTRMAVEKIKKADRFMYVTYYHHAFSRADESFIQRIKEIQVPHYMVINAADLAKHEQEEQYVTTFVNDQLKQAACRETVTVPLSSKRALTPAGDQRFSDFMHYLETVEGTRLQLNSHQEMSEQLQTLMNALHTVASIGKRPLAERKRQAEQETRTYRENEWESLKNLDVDDGEIKVWEGHATRRLLLVFADRFATSIHVASVNAKDKNAREKQLHEALDAFLKECETEWQNELYALVNQVRASLTEQISRVYGGKRTFEDTYIRLETGIDFHLPVQSLQTLTKQRKLKKSFFYDGEFDAFKTEVFSLLEEHVRDRIQVAANSVKKDKNEQLEKLKEHVQKELKTKEKKQADRLQFLTSEHPDMTPVEEELEMLTTV; translated from the coding sequence GTGACGACGGAAACCCTCACCCCTTTGGAAGAACGAAAACGAACATTGCCATTCGGTGAACCGGAACAAGCGAGATTGGAAAAGCTTGATGAAAAACTTAGTTCTGATACTCCCTTTTCCGTAGCTGTTTGCGGACATTTCTCCGCAGGAAAATCAACGTTGTTAAACCACCTGCTTGGGGCTGACCTTTTACCATCCAGTCCGATTCCAACAACAGCAAATATTATGACAATCGCTTCCGGCGATCCGGGTCTCACGGCGATAACAAATGATGGCGAAACGCACGTTTTCACCGGCCACATCCCCTGGGAGAAGTTGCAAACCTTCGCACTCGATGGTACGGGTGTTCGGAAGGTTGAACTTTCCCTACCCCTTCGTTTTCTTCCCAAAGACGTAACACTAGCGGATACCCCCGGAGTGGATTCAACCGATGGTACCCATGAACATGACACGGGAAGCGAGTTGTTAACGACAGATGCAATCATTTATATGACGGATTATAATCATGTACGTTCGGAGACAAACCTTCGTTTTTTACGGCAAATGCAACGGGAAAACAAGCCAATCATTCTTGTTGTCAATCAAATTGACAAACATGACGAAAATGAGTTGTCTTTTTCTATTTTTTCCCATGGATTGCGGGATATGTTGCAACGATTCGATATCCATCCGATCGCCATTTATTTTACATCAGGCCATCAACTCGACCATCCATACAATGAACTTTCAAAGTGGATCGGAGACATGCGCTCTCTTCTTTATCACGCTGGATCCCTCAAAGATGAATCAAAAACGCGAATGGTCCGAAGCGCCGTCTCCGCTCTTTTGGAACGTTTGTACCAGGACCGCTCCCGGGGAGAACAAGCAATTGAACATTCCCTGCAAGCACACGGGTTTTCTGTCGGAGATCATCAAACGCTCGTGCAGATCCGTGAAAGGGTAAAACGATTGGACGATGAAACAAGAGAAGCGACAGCTGATTTGCGTCATCGGCTCGATGAATTTTTTAAGCAAACCTATCTGTTCCCCCATGACTTAATGGAGGCGACAAAAACCTGGATTGAATCACTGGATCCATCATTCAAGGTCGGAATGTTCGGGTCGAAAAAGAAGAAAACAGCCGAACAAGAGAAGCGGGAAGAAGCGCTGCTTCTCGCGTTGAAACGGCGCTGGGATACGGAAGTGCATTTGTACTTAAGCGAGTACTTTAAGAAGCTTACGCTCTCGCCATCCATTGCCCGCCACGCGCAAGCGGTCGTACAGGCCATCCCTTTTCGGGCCGAGGATTCCGAATGGCTACGTTCATTTGTTGCCGACGGGGTTAAAAACGATCAGTATGTTTATACATTGGCTTCCCGTTTGAATCACGCGTTGCTAAAAGAAGTGAAGAATATGATTGAGCCCTTATACAGGGAAATCGTTACCGATTTTGAACAGCAAACCGAAGAGGAACGATTTCGGCTTTTGGAGAAAGCGGAGGAATTTCAGGAAATTGAAACGTTGGAAGCAGAAAATGACAAACACTTAAAAACCCTCGACGATTCTATTACGCGTGTAAAAGTATCGTTGACAGAGGTAGAAGGCGACGAACGTTTAGAGGAAGACATGAAAGCATTATTACAACAAACGCTGCATCTGGACGGCTTGCACACCGACATTGAAGTTAGTGAACGCAGCGAGCCGGAACCCGAGGAAAGGAAAGCGTTTTCGATCGAAACATTTTCACAAGAAGGGCAAAGCCAACCGCAAATCGATGTCCGGGCTTTAAAAGAAACAGTGGAAAAATATATCGATCAACCGTACGCTGAGGACGAGCGAAAGGATTTGCTCACGACTATTGAAAAGGCGGAAAAGTCCGATTATACGTTTGTCATGGCAGGCGCTTTCAGTGCCGGGAAATCAACGTTTTTAAATGCCCTCGTTCAGGAGGAGATCATGCCGGTGTCCCCTCATCCGACGACGGCATCGCTGACCGTTGTTCGCTATCCGGATGAGAAGCATCAACATGGCGATGTGGCCGTTCAAATAAAATCCGAAGCCGTGTTGGACGCGGAAATTCAAGCGGTCGCCTATGAATGCGGTTATACATTTAATTTAACGCGTTTAAAAACAGCCGAGGGCCTTTCGATTGTAAAAACAACGACGTTGGAGGAAAAACAGCGGCTCGAGTATTTACGTGCGCTACAATTAGCCGTAAAAAAAGAACAATATGCATACGGGAAAACCTATGAAATGTCGCTTCGGGAGTGGCAAAAAATCGCGGCAACAGAAGACCATGCCTGTTTAATTGAAGAATCAACCGTGTATTTTCAATCGGATATGACAACAAAAGGCTGGTCACTCGTGGATACTCCGGGCGTTCAATCGGTAAACGAGCGCCATACGAGAATGGCGGTCGAAAAAATAAAGAAAGCCGATCGGTTTATGTACGTCACGTATTATCACCATGCCTTTTCCCGCGCAGATGAATCGTTTATTCAACGAATCAAAGAGATTCAAGTACCTCATTACATGGTGATTAACGCGGCAGATCTGGCCAAGCACGAGCAAGAAGAACAGTACGTAACGACATTCGTCAATGATCAATTAAAACAAGCCGCTTGCCGCGAAACGGTTACGGTCCCTCTGTCAAGCAAACGTGCCCTAACCCCCGCCGGTGACCAGCGGTTTTCCGATTTCATGCATTATTTGGAAACAGTGGAAGGCACGCGTTTACAATTAAACTCTCATCAGGAAATGAGCGAGCAGTTGCAAACCTTAATGAACGCCCTTCATACGGTTGCAAGCATCGGCAAACGGCCATTAGCGGAGCGAAAAAGGCAAGCGGAACAGGAAACACGCACATACAGGGAAAACGAGTGGGAAAGCCTTAAAAACCTTGACGTGGACGATGGAGAAATAAAGGTCTGGGAAGGACATGCAACGAGACGATTGTTATTGGTTTTTGCTGATCGTTTTGCCACCTCGATTCATGTGGCTTCCGTAAATGCCAAAGATAAAAATGCTCGGGAAAAACAACTGCATGAGGCATTAGACGCATTTCTAAAGGAATGTGAAACCGAGTGGCAAAACGAACTGTATGCACTGGTAAACCAAGTGCGTGCATCATTAACAGAGCAAATCAGTCGGGTTTACGGAGGTAAGCGTACTTTTGAAGACACGTATATCCGCTTGGAAACAGGGATTGACTTTCATTTGCCGGTCCAATCGCTGCAAACGTTGACGAAACAACGAAAACTAAAAAAATCCTTTTTTTATGATGGCGAATTTGACGCTTTCAAAACAGAAGTGTTTTCATTATTGGAGGAGCATGTACGCGATCGAATTCAAGTTGCGGCCAATTCGGTAAAGAAAGACAAAAATGAACAACTGGAAAAACTCAAGGAACATGTGCAAAAAGAGCTGAAAACCAAAGAAAAGAAGCAGGCGGACAGACTACAATTTCTCACGTCTGAACATCCGGATATGACCCCGGTGGAAGAAGAGCTTGAAATGCTAACGACCGTTTGA
- the recU gene encoding Holliday junction resolvase RecU: MRFRYPNGKLYTSKKTTSSLPSAGNGNRGMRLEDDINESIAFYRREKLAVIHKKPTPVQIVNVDYPARSRAKITEAYFRQASTTDYNGVYRGFHLDFEAKETRQKQSFPFKNFHDHQLQHLADVNEQRGCAFLILRFTESDEIFVMKASVFVQLKEKSTRKSLQKQVIAENSIAVPNGIIPPINFLPAVDRLFF; the protein is encoded by the coding sequence GTGCGCTTTCGATATCCCAACGGAAAATTGTATACATCCAAAAAAACAACCTCCTCCCTTCCTTCAGCAGGCAACGGGAATCGAGGCATGCGGCTGGAAGACGACATCAACGAATCGATCGCTTTCTACCGGCGGGAAAAATTGGCCGTCATCCATAAAAAACCGACACCTGTACAAATTGTTAACGTTGACTATCCAGCGAGAAGCCGGGCAAAGATTACGGAAGCCTACTTTCGACAAGCTTCAACGACTGACTACAATGGGGTTTATCGCGGATTTCATCTCGATTTTGAAGCGAAGGAAACGAGACAGAAACAATCGTTTCCATTTAAAAATTTTCATGACCACCAACTGCAACACTTAGCTGACGTCAATGAGCAACGAGGGTGTGCGTTTCTGATTCTCCGCTTCACGGAAAGCGATGAAATTTTTGTGATGAAAGCCTCTGTTTTTGTACAATTAAAAGAGAAAAGTACACGCAAATCATTACAAAAGCAAGTGATTGCCGAAAATAGTATAGCTGTACCAAATGGCATCATTCCTCCCATCAATTTTTTGCCGGCTGTCGATCGGTTATTCTTTTAG
- a CDS encoding DnaD domain-containing protein: MERDVMIKLLEKGHVSIPVVFLDYYDALGINEKDMMLLLHIHRFVQQGHTFPTPEQLAQKMTLTVNNCQEAIGRLLKRGVLRLEQSEDDNGVMYETYSLGPFYEKVVAYLEAEHAPEKNKNDIDAGELYRLFENEFGRPLSPMEGETLAMWIDQDHYTYSLVQAALREAVISGKLNLRYIDRILFEWQKNGIKTPEEADAFSEKFRQKQRGKSTKEQPTRPYPNYNWLEAD; the protein is encoded by the coding sequence ATGGAACGAGACGTTATGATCAAGCTTTTGGAAAAAGGTCATGTATCGATTCCAGTCGTATTTCTTGATTATTACGATGCGCTTGGCATAAATGAGAAGGATATGATGTTGTTGCTTCACATTCACCGTTTTGTCCAGCAAGGCCATACATTCCCAACCCCCGAGCAATTGGCGCAAAAAATGACATTAACCGTCAACAATTGCCAAGAAGCGATCGGAAGGTTGTTAAAACGAGGGGTTCTTCGTCTCGAACAAAGTGAAGACGACAACGGTGTAATGTACGAAACGTATAGCCTTGGACCTTTTTACGAAAAAGTTGTTGCTTATCTTGAAGCAGAGCACGCACCGGAAAAAAATAAAAACGATATAGATGCCGGGGAACTGTACCGATTGTTCGAAAATGAATTCGGCCGTCCACTTTCTCCAATGGAAGGGGAGACCCTCGCCATGTGGATTGACCAAGATCACTACACGTATTCATTAGTGCAAGCAGCATTGCGTGAAGCGGTTATATCGGGCAAATTAAATTTGCGTTACATTGACCGCATCCTTTTTGAATGGCAAAAAAACGGCATCAAAACCCCGGAAGAAGCAGATGCCTTTAGTGAAAAATTCCGACAAAAGCAAAGGGGAAAATCAACGAAAGAACAACCGACCCGGCCGTATCCAAACTATAATTGGTTGGAAGCTGATTAG
- a CDS encoding DUF1798 family protein, with product MEKEIIALSRRLSKDMEEANLYRKAVDEGRSFSFQEEIVPFVDDVQARAEEWRASVQTLLTTRTIGVLHPDQVEHTYENMYVMATESFQPHVQEKRYQERLQAVAYILNIVLEEIETRKR from the coding sequence ATGGAAAAAGAAATCATCGCCCTAAGCCGGCGATTATCAAAAGATATGGAAGAGGCAAACTTGTATCGAAAAGCGGTCGACGAAGGCCGGTCGTTTTCGTTTCAGGAGGAAATCGTCCCATTCGTGGACGATGTGCAGGCCCGAGCCGAGGAGTGGCGCGCGAGCGTGCAAACGCTCCTTACTACACGGACGATTGGCGTGTTGCATCCCGACCAGGTGGAACATACGTATGAAAATATGTATGTGATGGCAACGGAATCGTTCCAACCGCACGTTCAGGAAAAACGTTATCAAGAGCGGTTGCAAGCGGTTGCGTACATTTTGAATATCGTACTCGAAGAAATAGAAACAAGAAAACGATAG
- the nth gene encoding endonuclease III yields MLSKKDTVYALETMEEMFPEAKCELWHRNAFELLVAVILSAQCTDALVNKVTPGLFEKYKGPEDISASSQEELEQAIRSIGLYRNKAKNLKKMSHSLLTHYNGTVPADRDALMELAGVGRKTANVVASVAFDLPAIAVDTHVERVSKRLGICRWKDSVLQVEKTLMEKLPEDKWSKSHHLLIFFGRYHCKARNPSCPECPLLSICREGQKRMK; encoded by the coding sequence ATGTTATCAAAAAAAGACACCGTTTATGCCCTTGAAACAATGGAAGAAATGTTTCCGGAGGCGAAATGTGAGCTTTGGCATCGGAACGCTTTTGAATTGCTTGTGGCAGTTATATTGTCTGCCCAATGTACGGATGCCCTCGTTAATAAAGTGACTCCGGGTTTGTTTGAAAAATACAAAGGCCCCGAGGATATTTCTGCCAGTTCCCAAGAAGAACTGGAACAAGCGATACGCTCCATCGGCCTCTACAGAAATAAGGCAAAAAACTTAAAGAAAATGAGCCATTCTCTTTTAACGCACTACAATGGCACAGTGCCCGCGGATCGTGATGCATTAATGGAACTCGCCGGTGTCGGGCGCAAAACCGCGAATGTGGTGGCATCGGTGGCTTTTGATTTGCCTGCCATCGCCGTGGATACCCATGTGGAACGCGTGTCGAAACGACTCGGCATTTGTCGGTGGAAAGACAGTGTTTTGCAAGTAGAAAAAACACTGATGGAAAAACTGCCGGAAGATAAATGGTCAAAAAGCCATCATTTGCTTATTTTTTTTGGCCGATATCATTGCAAAGCTCGTAATCCATCCTGTCCGGAATGCCCCTTGCTCTCCATCTGCCGAGAAGGCCAAAAACGAATGAAATAG
- a CDS encoding transglycosylase domain-containing protein: MSEYRSRTEKRRAQEAARNGNKKTKKQGKKKRGTLKKVVVSALIALLVVIIGGTATAIAMISNAPPLDPDELVFAESATIYDKDDNEVLRLQGTENRTYRDIAEMPDHLKNAFIAVEDYRFYDHSGIDLRRIGGAIAANITDGFGAEGASTITQQLVKQAFLSADQTIERKVQEQWLALRMEQQYSKDEILEMYLNVNYFDESAWGVGEAAIRYFNKEDLSELTIADAAVLAAIPRRPSYYNPESNPENAEERRNLVISLMEEQALITNDEATEARAVSIEDQLDYTPAEDEGMYESFVEQVMREVENIDGIESADLYAAGFDIYTTLDPDAQAYAEDVIQTNDYIAHYPDNEEFQVGFTLLDTETGALRAMVGNRQETEGQRAWNHAARGGGQPGSTFKPLLAYGPAIDYQQWSTGERLLDEPHEYTDSDQEPTNYGGSYSGEVTMREALVRSINIPAVKAIQEVGTDSAQSFAEGLGFEFDEVTESYALGGTGEEVNSLDMAGAYAAFGNDGVYNEPHAVRKIEFRDGREIEFSPESERAMNDYTAYMISDVLKGVVSDSSGTGQRANIEGLPLAGKTGTSNFSQEERENVPAGAVPDVWFNGYTTDYTAAVWTGHSNRGDGYLASGEEQQLARDIFRIVMSEVHAGEGTADFAQPDSVCESEMEEGSGQLPSEFTPSDAITTELFVCGNEPQETSDTYEVDGTISGLDASYDEEEEEIVVRWDFPEEAGDVSFSVSHDPGDGMSEVADTAEQQYVLSDPEPGGHLFEVAAMQNDTSIDTAETSVEVPEGVEEEEDDPDEDEDEEGRSEDDDEDGDEEEDDESDDESEEEGAEEDETTEDEENGDGDDGEDNDEGNEAEQNGNENEDEDD, encoded by the coding sequence ATGTCCGAATACCGATCAAGAACGGAAAAACGTCGTGCCCAAGAAGCGGCGCGTAATGGAAATAAAAAAACAAAAAAACAAGGGAAAAAGAAAAGAGGCACTTTAAAGAAGGTCGTGGTAAGCGCGCTCATCGCCTTACTCGTTGTCATCATCGGCGGGACGGCAACGGCGATAGCGATGATTTCAAACGCTCCTCCCCTTGATCCCGATGAGCTTGTATTCGCGGAGAGCGCCACGATTTACGACAAGGACGATAATGAGGTTTTGCGCTTACAGGGAACGGAAAATCGCACCTATCGTGATATTGCAGAAATGCCCGACCACCTAAAAAATGCCTTCATCGCGGTGGAAGATTATCGCTTTTACGACCATTCGGGCATTGACCTTCGCAGGATCGGCGGTGCCATCGCCGCCAATATTACGGATGGTTTTGGCGCGGAAGGCGCGAGTACGATTACGCAGCAGCTTGTTAAGCAAGCCTTTTTATCCGCAGACCAAACGATTGAAAGAAAAGTGCAAGAGCAATGGCTTGCCCTGCGCATGGAACAACAATATTCCAAAGATGAGATCTTGGAAATGTATTTAAACGTGAATTATTTTGATGAGAGCGCGTGGGGGGTTGGCGAGGCTGCGATTCGTTATTTCAACAAAGAAGATTTAAGCGAACTTACCATTGCCGACGCGGCTGTATTGGCGGCCATTCCGAGGCGCCCCTCTTACTATAACCCGGAAAGTAACCCTGAAAACGCTGAAGAACGACGGAACTTGGTGATTTCCTTGATGGAGGAACAAGCGTTAATTACAAATGATGAAGCTACTGAAGCAAGGGCAGTCAGTATTGAAGATCAACTGGATTACACCCCTGCGGAAGATGAAGGAATGTATGAATCGTTTGTTGAGCAAGTCATGAGGGAAGTGGAAAATATCGATGGCATTGAAAGCGCGGATTTGTATGCCGCCGGGTTTGATATTTACACCACGTTGGACCCCGATGCCCAAGCATACGCGGAAGACGTGATTCAAACGAATGATTACATTGCGCACTACCCGGATAATGAAGAGTTTCAAGTTGGCTTCACCCTGCTGGATACCGAAACGGGAGCCTTGCGTGCCATGGTCGGAAACCGTCAGGAAACCGAGGGACAAAGAGCGTGGAATCACGCGGCAAGAGGCGGGGGCCAACCCGGTTCAACGTTTAAACCGTTGCTTGCTTACGGGCCGGCCATTGATTACCAGCAATGGTCAACGGGAGAACGCCTCCTCGATGAGCCCCATGAATACACCGACAGTGATCAGGAACCTACCAATTATGGCGGAAGTTACAGCGGCGAAGTCACTATGCGGGAAGCCCTCGTGCGCTCTATAAACATCCCGGCCGTAAAGGCGATCCAGGAAGTCGGCACGGACAGCGCACAATCTTTCGCGGAAGGGCTTGGGTTCGAATTCGATGAAGTTACCGAATCCTATGCTTTGGGCGGCACCGGAGAAGAAGTCAATAGTTTGGATATGGCCGGCGCTTACGCGGCCTTCGGAAATGACGGCGTATACAATGAACCGCACGCTGTCCGCAAGATTGAATTTCGGGATGGACGTGAGATCGAGTTCTCTCCTGAATCCGAGCGAGCAATGAACGACTATACGGCTTATATGATTTCTGATGTACTCAAAGGGGTAGTGTCTGATTCGTCCGGCACCGGACAACGGGCCAACATCGAAGGATTACCGCTGGCGGGTAAAACCGGCACATCGAACTTTTCCCAGGAGGAACGGGAAAACGTGCCTGCAGGAGCGGTTCCCGATGTTTGGTTTAACGGTTATACGACCGATTATACGGCAGCTGTATGGACCGGGCACAGTAACCGTGGAGACGGTTATTTGGCTTCCGGAGAAGAGCAACAACTCGCCCGGGATATTTTCAGGATCGTCATGTCAGAGGTTCACGCAGGAGAAGGCACCGCGGACTTCGCGCAACCTGATTCCGTTTGTGAAAGTGAAATGGAAGAAGGCAGCGGTCAGTTACCAAGCGAATTTACACCGAGTGATGCAATTACGACAGAATTATTCGTCTGCGGCAATGAACCTCAGGAAACATCTGACACCTATGAAGTGGACGGGACGATTTCGGGGCTGGATGCCTCCTATGATGAAGAGGAAGAGGAAATTGTCGTTCGTTGGGACTTTCCTGAAGAAGCGGGGGATGTCTCGTTCTCCGTCAGCCATGATCCCGGGGACGGCATGAGCGAGGTTGCCGACACCGCCGAACAACAATACGTGCTTTCCGACCCCGAACCCGGAGGTCACCTCTTTGAAGTCGCAGCAATGCAAAATGACACCAGCATCGATACTGCAGAAACGAGTGTTGAAGTCCCGGAAGGCGTTGAGGAAGAGGAAGACGATCCGGATGAGGATGAGGACGAAGAAGGACGTTCCGAAGATGACGATGAAGACGGGGACGAAGAGGAAGACGATGAGAGTGATGATGAAAGTGAGGAGGAGGGCGCAGAAGAAGACGAAACAACCGAGGACGAGGAGAACGGAGATGGAGACGACGGCGAAGACAATGATGAGGGCAATGAAGCGGAGCAAAACGGCAACGAAAACGAGGACGAGGACGATTAA